From the Triticum urartu cultivar G1812 chromosome 4, Tu2.1, whole genome shotgun sequence genome, the window AAAAAGGGAGGGAGTAGATAATATTATGTGTTGGTATTTTAAATGATTTCATTTATTATTTTAGATGAAACATACTctctccgtccggaaatacttatCGGAGAAATGTATGCAGCTAGAAGACGTACTTTAGTTCTAGATGCATCCATCTTAATCCATTTCTATGACAAATAATTCCAGACTGAGGGAATATTAGTATTCCAATACCATGtcacggtatcatgatatgatattaGTATCCTTTCTTTTCTAACTTAATACTCTCTCCTGTCTGAATTAATTGATGCAACCTCTATAAAATGTCTTAATACTTAAATTGTATAGTGGTCATGTCAATTAATTCAGATCCGATAACTAAGTCTGTATGATACTGGGTTATGATATCCCGGCCCACTACGAGAGATTTGATTGATACATATACACCTAGCTTATATTACACTTTAGTGTCTTCATAAATGCGGCCTATTTAGCTGatgcattttttttctttttcgaaAAGGAGGCTAGACCCTAGTTAGCAGATGCATATATTCCTAGATTATATTACTCGGATTTTGGTCTTTATTCCATAGGTGGAGTCGCACTAGCTGCTAGTTGCTTCATCCGTTAAAACTACTTTTACcttccatatttgttgattgtcttAGTTAGCCATTTGCTATAACCAGTAGGTTGTTAAATCTTCTATTATGCATCATGTTAGATATTATGACTCATATATATTAACGTTAGTTTTTCGTGTATATAAACTTAATTAAGGAAGGCATACGTAGGCGCATATATATGCTAATGATCAAAGATTGCCAAATCGACCAAAGGGGCCGGGACACCAAAATGGTGGGAAAAGGAGGGCCAAGAACTGATGCCTCTTCACACCAGCCACAACCAGCCATATCAATTAATATTACAAattgcacacacacacaacagATACGGCAAGATCTAGTATCTATATACTCCGTACTCATCAGACAATCAAGATCAACCaagacatatatatatatatattttagaGCGGGGACGCTTGCCCGGCCTTAAAGATGAGGTCCTTACAGGAATGAAAATAGTACGAGGTTCCAAACGGGTAAGAAAGATTATAGGCCCTGAGGGCAACAACAGTAGCGCAGGTAGGTGGGCCACAAAGCCATTGCCTTTTCCACCTTTCACTAGCCTACTACTACCAGACACGTCGACGGTCTTCTCCTAGCTATCATTCTGCTCCCAGAGTCCCAGTGAACACGTACGTACAAAATAGGAGTTGAACTAAATTCACTCTTGTGGCGTACACAAGCTCACAGGTTGACTAGTAGGAGTAACAGTGGACAGTAGGAAGACTACCAGAAACAGTGGACACAAGACCACGAGCAAACTCTTATTTGAACGGAGCCatatatatatagctaatacCAGTAGCTAAGCCATAGCTTGATCCAGAGGCTTGTTGCATTTTTCACATCAGCGGCGGCGCGCGGCTGTCTCCCGCTGCGCGTTGAAGTAGACGGCGGCGACCGGGAGGCCGAGGTCGTTCTCGTCGGCGAAGCGGCGAGTGTTGAAGCAGTCCCTGGTGGAGGGAGCTCGAGGGTTCACAGCCTGCCGCTTCTTCTGTTTGAACAGCACGAAGATGAACCTGTGAATGCCGATGTTGGGCATTGGGCTGTCGTAGCTCACCACCTCGCTCCCTGCATGCATTAATCAACGTACATTCATGTTTATCCAGAAAAAAATAAGGATGTAGTCAGTCAATCAGAAAAAGGGGCACTGACCAAAAGAAGCATCAGTGGTGCCAGGAATATCAGTGACGATCCTGCATGTACACAAAAGCTCATAGCCTCATAATTCATAAACATATCTTATGCATAGCTGATCATATAAATTTGTGCCAATTTATGCTCACTAGACAAAAAACAGGTTTGATGCCCATAGGATAGCCACTAATGGGACACCAGATAATTAATTTGTGCTCAATCACTTGGACTGAGCAATTCGATATACATGGCTCATGAGATATTTTTTTCCAATCTAGCTAACTATATATTTCTTTGTACTGGATGGACTTCTGATCGACTGAGCTAGGTTGGGTTAGTACAATTACCAGTGGAGATGCTCCCTCAGGTATGGATCGCTAGGCCCTGGCACATCCGGGTCCGTCATGACCTGAAGAGCAGCAATCATACTCGGTTATCAGCTGGATGCTAGCTAGCTTACTTTGTGTGTACGCGTCAGGTGGCCAAGGAGGAGAGGAAGCGCAAACCAGAGTGAAGAAAGATCTCATGTCGCCGCCCGGGACCTGAATGCGTGGCTTGGACACGACCGCCGACGGCAAGAACTCCTGGCCATTGGACACCTGCTTGTCGGAGTTGTAGGTCACCGTCATATTCACCGTGGGGTTGAA encodes:
- the LOC125554271 gene encoding CEN-like protein 2, whose product is MARVRNPLVVGKVIGEVIDNFNPTVNMTVTYNSDKQVSNGQEFLPSAVVSKPRIQVPGGDMRSFFTLVMTDPDVPGPSDPYLREHLHWIVTDIPGTTDASFGSEVVSYDSPMPNIGIHRFIFVLFKQKKRQAVNPRAPSTRDCFNTRRFADENDLGLPVAAVYFNAQRETAARRR